In Paenibacillus ihbetae, the following are encoded in one genomic region:
- a CDS encoding NUDIX hydrolase, with protein MSPPKYILSAAAIVVNDKNELLLIKGPRRGWEMPGGQVEEGESLSQAAIRETKEESGIDIEIVKFCGIFQNIGNSICNTLFLAKPIGGELTRSEESLEVGFFPIEEALRKVEWKDFRQRIEYCLKPELQPFCVEFVDNNNI; from the coding sequence ATGAGTCCGCCGAAATATATCCTTTCCGCTGCAGCTATTGTCGTAAATGATAAGAATGAATTATTACTAATAAAAGGACCCCGAAGGGGCTGGGAGATGCCTGGCGGTCAAGTAGAGGAAGGAGAGTCTTTAAGTCAAGCTGCCATAAGAGAAACTAAAGAAGAATCCGGAATCGATATTGAAATTGTTAAATTCTGCGGCATTTTTCAGAACATCGGGAATTCCATTTGCAACACATTGTTTTTAGCAAAGCCCATTGGAGGAGAATTAACGAGATCCGAAGAAAGTTTGGAAGTAGGGTTCTTCCCGATTGAGGAAGCGCTTCGTAAAGTAGAATGGAAGGATTTTAGACAACGTATCGAGTACTGCTTGAAACCTGAGTTACAACCTTTTTGTGTTGAGTTTGTGGATAATAACAATATTTGA
- a CDS encoding inositol monophosphatase family protein has translation MELKFGDVVTEVDHMAEEIIIKQIQAAFPTHQIHSEEAGVIGLQNDWLWLVDPLDGTNNFAIGLPVFTTSITLMYKRIPVLGVVYEPMTDRLFVSVIGEGTYCNDKPIQVKSKPNLFKGNIGWIQGHKVQNDPRAVKLRQFIDVRFKRMMRLWAPTPHVCWGVSKE, from the coding sequence ATTGAGCTTAAGTTTGGGGATGTAGTGACGGAAGTCGATCATATGGCTGAGGAGATTATTATTAAACAGATTCAAGCTGCATTTCCAACTCATCAGATACATAGCGAAGAGGCTGGGGTTATTGGTTTGCAGAACGACTGGTTATGGCTGGTTGATCCTTTAGACGGAACTAATAATTTTGCAATTGGCCTGCCTGTCTTTACGACTTCGATTACGTTGATGTACAAGCGAATACCGGTGCTTGGTGTGGTATATGAACCGATGACAGATCGATTGTTCGTATCGGTTATTGGTGAAGGCACTTATTGTAACGATAAACCAATACAGGTGAAGTCTAAGCCCAATCTATTCAAAGGAAACATTGGTTGGATTCAAGGGCACAAAGTGCAAAATGATCCGAGAGCGGTTAAGCTAAGGCAATTCATCGATGTCCGATTTAAAAGGATGATGAGATTATGGGCACCAACCCCACATGTATGTTGGGGAGTTTCGAAAGAATGA
- a CDS encoding phosphotransferase: MSVKSSNEIIKEISEHINKTFGFKVRDAIPVLMGYANLKWKVHTGDEVLFVKQYNEVRYPEELLSSVEAALGLQDLLHSEGIPCPKLFSENDLFIQRTPSGERFIVTEYCEGELVKPGEVNADQMYHLGQIVGRMHKILYSKAPQSLTLHWKPESKEAKLQKWAKSWHEAVGQAADKYVSALEIQRKIIDEIDLDLFKSCEKGWVHWDLFVDNLLFHDHCVSSILDFDRMHYIYPEFDISRAILSGTLLNGNINMESVNAFICGYIESMPITVDKFVLSN; the protein is encoded by the coding sequence GTGAGTGTTAAATCATCTAATGAAATAATTAAGGAGATAAGCGAACATATAAATAAAACATTTGGATTTAAGGTCCGGGATGCTATTCCAGTACTTATGGGCTATGCTAACTTGAAATGGAAGGTTCATACTGGCGATGAAGTGTTGTTTGTTAAACAATATAACGAAGTACGATATCCGGAAGAATTATTAAGTTCTGTGGAAGCAGCACTAGGTCTACAAGATCTATTACATTCAGAAGGAATCCCTTGTCCGAAACTCTTTTCGGAAAATGATTTATTCATTCAACGCACACCATCAGGTGAGAGATTTATTGTAACTGAATATTGTGAAGGTGAATTAGTCAAACCAGGCGAAGTCAACGCGGATCAAATGTACCACCTTGGACAGATCGTAGGTAGAATGCACAAAATACTGTATTCGAAAGCGCCCCAATCATTGACACTACATTGGAAACCAGAATCAAAAGAAGCTAAGCTCCAGAAGTGGGCTAAAAGTTGGCACGAAGCAGTGGGACAAGCGGCGGATAAGTATGTATCCGCTTTAGAAATCCAAAGGAAAATTATTGACGAAATCGATCTCGATTTATTTAAGTCATGCGAGAAGGGATGGGTTCATTGGGATTTGTTTGTAGACAATCTATTATTCCATGATCATTGTGTTTCATCAATATTAGATTTTGATAGGATGCATTATATTTATCCCGAGTTTGATATTTCACGGGCCATTCTATCCGGCACGCTATTGAACGGTAATATCAATATGGAATCAGTAAACGCGTTTATCTGTGGCTACATCGAAAGTATGCCAATAACAGTAGACAAGTTCGTTCTATCAAATTA